The Bombus huntii isolate Logan2020A chromosome 6, iyBomHunt1.1, whole genome shotgun sequence genome window below encodes:
- the LOC126866945 gene encoding paramyosin isoform X2, which yields MKYMLILFLQLLCIDLNNAREITHEDIKDAMLSLVHMMRENTEKLERHEARERQLGEQLKKAITVLTKRMSTIDSLKLQLTKLDEKVMGIEQLISQRDERERIQMQKTVDGLEDLESRLEGWLTDIENKVSEVNNRPDTTLPPLDNHAHIISKLNNTELLLMERISKTESLLKSEAIKLKEATNVQSGTTQALLTEIQDIGTRLSDLEVSLEKIKEQSQNIKKKLQEPQFDAILNIDNYTRMLPSIKKHLDDTSDQIKELPQITEMQTLHNETQTLLQEAKHTLKDIITKGLNNIENKLTESKDETKDNIGALRMDLANNAEHVNQELNDLEKGQSVIVSMADHVLDTKRRVEYGVHQILLEVGDLVKAQGTNINNTLNQRFDGISNDIMDNQNGALANLTTKMEQEMNQVWRQINVMYQQMTESAKALDKLHKQNEKYVNGTTSTMGGMETKVSEITKRMTEVDDNLNYLLGRLSLVTQEFNQIKTGLGNALDNIKASFKEVQDKANDLRHPGPHPIPENYKEFNESDNNKPDGIIKDIS from the exons atgaaatatatgttAATACTATTTCTGCAGTTACTTTGTATAGATCTGAACAATGCTAGAGAAATTAC acATGAAGATATTAAAGATGCAATGTTAAGTTTAGTACACATGATGCGAGAAAATACTGAAAAATTAGAAAGGCATGAGGCACGAGAACGTCAGCTGGGAGAACAATTAAAAAAAGCAATTACAGTATTGACAAAACGTATGTCAACTATCGATTCCTTAAAATTACAATTGACAAAACTTGATGAAAAAGTAATGGGAATAGAACAGTTAATCTCTCAG AGAGATGAACGAGAAAGAATACAAATGCAAAAGACTGTTGATGGTTTAGAAGATTTAGAAAGTCGTTTAGAGGGATGGCTTacagatattgaaaataaagtaTCAGAAGTAAATAATAGACCAGATACTACATTACCTCCACTAGATAATCACGCtcatattatttcaaaattaaataatacagaATTATTGTTAATGGAGAGAATTTCAAAAACAGAGTCGCTTTTAAAATCTGAagcaataaaattaaaagaagcCACAAATGTTCAATCAGGAACAACACAAGCATTATTGACTGAG ATCCAAGATATTGGTACAAGGCTTAGTGATCTCGAAGTTTCActggaaaaaattaaagaacaatcacaaaacataaaaaagaaattacaagaaCCACAATTTGATGCCATCTTAAATATTGATAATTATACAAGAATGCTACCTTCTATAAAGAAACATTTAGATGATACTTCTGATCAAATTAAGGAATTACCACA gATTACTGAAATGCAAACTCTACATAATGAAACTCAAACACTTTTGCAAGAAGCTAAGCATACattaaaagatattattaCTAAAGGACTTAAtaacattgaaaataaattaacagaaaGTAAAGATGAAACAAAAGATAATATAGGAGCACTTAG AATGGACTTGGCAAATAATGCTGAACATGTAAATCAAGAATTAAATGATCTTGAAAAAGGGCAATCTGTAATAGTATCAATGGCTGATCATGTCCTAGATACTAAAAGAAGAGTTGAATATGGTGTGCATCAAATTCTTCTAGAGGTAGGAGATTTAGTGAAAGCACAAggtacaaatattaataatactcTAAATCAAAGATTTGATGGCATATCAAATGATATTATGGACAATCAAAATGGAGCTTTAGCAAATTTAACTACTAAGATGGAACAAGAAATGAATCAG gtGTGGCGACAAATAAATGTCATGTATCAACAAATGACAGAAAGTGCAAAAGCATTAGACAAATTACATaagcaaaatgaaaaatatgttaatGGTACAACTTCTACCATGGGTGGAATGGAAACTAAA GTAAGCGAAATAACAAAACGCATGACCGAAGTTGatgataatttaaattatctaTTGGGAAGACTCTCATTGGTGACACAAGaatttaatcaaattaaaaCAGGATTAGGTAATGCACTAGATAATATTAAAGCATCATTTAAAGAAGTTCAAGATAAAGCAAATGATTTAAGACATCCAGGACCACACCCAATACCTGAAAATTACAAAGAATTTAATGAATCTGATAACAATAAACCGGATG gaataataaaagatatttcataA
- the LOC126866945 gene encoding paramyosin isoform X1: MKYMLILFLQLLCIDLNNAREITHEDIKDAMLSLVHMMRENTEKLERHEARERQLGEQLKKAITVLTKRMSTIDSLKLQLTKLDEKVMGIEQLISQRDERERIQMQKTVDGLEDLESRLEGWLTDIENKVSEVNNRPDTTLPPLDNHAHIISKLNNTELLLMERISKTESLLKSEAIKLKEATNVQSGTTQALLTEIQDIGTRLSDLEVSLEKIKEQSQNIKKKLQEPQFDAILNIDNYTRMLPSIKKHLDDTSDQIKELPQITEMQTLHNETQTLLQEAKHTLKDIITKGLNNIENKLTESKDETKDNIGALRMDLANNAEHVNQELNDLEKGQSVIVSMADHVLDTKRRVEYGVHQILLEVGDLVKAQGTNINNTLNQRFDGISNDIMDNQNGALANLTTKMEQEMNQVWRQINVMYQQMTESAKALDKLHKQNEKYVNGTTSTMGGMETKVSEITKRMTEVDDNLNYLLGRLSLVTQEFNQIKTGLGNALDNIKASFKEVQDKANDLRHPGPHPIPENYKEFNESDNNKPDGKLLPHSNEHIFSPQIN; the protein is encoded by the exons atgaaatatatgttAATACTATTTCTGCAGTTACTTTGTATAGATCTGAACAATGCTAGAGAAATTAC acATGAAGATATTAAAGATGCAATGTTAAGTTTAGTACACATGATGCGAGAAAATACTGAAAAATTAGAAAGGCATGAGGCACGAGAACGTCAGCTGGGAGAACAATTAAAAAAAGCAATTACAGTATTGACAAAACGTATGTCAACTATCGATTCCTTAAAATTACAATTGACAAAACTTGATGAAAAAGTAATGGGAATAGAACAGTTAATCTCTCAG AGAGATGAACGAGAAAGAATACAAATGCAAAAGACTGTTGATGGTTTAGAAGATTTAGAAAGTCGTTTAGAGGGATGGCTTacagatattgaaaataaagtaTCAGAAGTAAATAATAGACCAGATACTACATTACCTCCACTAGATAATCACGCtcatattatttcaaaattaaataatacagaATTATTGTTAATGGAGAGAATTTCAAAAACAGAGTCGCTTTTAAAATCTGAagcaataaaattaaaagaagcCACAAATGTTCAATCAGGAACAACACAAGCATTATTGACTGAG ATCCAAGATATTGGTACAAGGCTTAGTGATCTCGAAGTTTCActggaaaaaattaaagaacaatcacaaaacataaaaaagaaattacaagaaCCACAATTTGATGCCATCTTAAATATTGATAATTATACAAGAATGCTACCTTCTATAAAGAAACATTTAGATGATACTTCTGATCAAATTAAGGAATTACCACA gATTACTGAAATGCAAACTCTACATAATGAAACTCAAACACTTTTGCAAGAAGCTAAGCATACattaaaagatattattaCTAAAGGACTTAAtaacattgaaaataaattaacagaaaGTAAAGATGAAACAAAAGATAATATAGGAGCACTTAG AATGGACTTGGCAAATAATGCTGAACATGTAAATCAAGAATTAAATGATCTTGAAAAAGGGCAATCTGTAATAGTATCAATGGCTGATCATGTCCTAGATACTAAAAGAAGAGTTGAATATGGTGTGCATCAAATTCTTCTAGAGGTAGGAGATTTAGTGAAAGCACAAggtacaaatattaataatactcTAAATCAAAGATTTGATGGCATATCAAATGATATTATGGACAATCAAAATGGAGCTTTAGCAAATTTAACTACTAAGATGGAACAAGAAATGAATCAG gtGTGGCGACAAATAAATGTCATGTATCAACAAATGACAGAAAGTGCAAAAGCATTAGACAAATTACATaagcaaaatgaaaaatatgttaatGGTACAACTTCTACCATGGGTGGAATGGAAACTAAA GTAAGCGAAATAACAAAACGCATGACCGAAGTTGatgataatttaaattatctaTTGGGAAGACTCTCATTGGTGACACAAGaatttaatcaaattaaaaCAGGATTAGGTAATGCACTAGATAATATTAAAGCATCATTTAAAGAAGTTCAAGATAAAGCAAATGATTTAAGACATCCAGGACCACACCCAATACCTGAAAATTACAAAGAATTTAATGAATCTGATAACAATAAACCGGATGGTAAGCTTTTACCACATAGTAACGAACACATTTTTAGTCctcaaattaattaa
- the LOC126866945 gene encoding paramyosin isoform X3 — translation MKYMLILFLQLLCIDLNNAREITHEDIKDAMLSLVHMMRENTEKLERHEARERQLGEQLKKAITVLTKRMSTIDSLKLQLTKLDEKVMGIEQLISQRDERERIQMQKTVDGLEDLESRLEGWLTDIENKVSEVNNRPDTTLPPLDNHAHIISKLNNTELLLMERISKTESLLKSEAIKLKEATNVQSGTTQALLTEIQDIGTRLSDLEVSLEKIKEQSQNIKKKLQEPQFDAILNIDNYTRMLPSIKKHLDDTSDQIKELPQITEMQTLHNETQTLLQEAKHTLKDIITKGLNNIENKLTESKDETKDNIGALRMDLANNAEHVNQELNDLEKGQSVIVSMADHVLDTKRRVEYGVHQILLEVGDLVKAQGTNINNTLNQRFDGISNDIMDNQNGALANLTTKMEQEMNQVWRQINVMYQQMTESAKALDKLHKQNEKYVNGTTSTMGGMETKVSEITKRMTEVDDNLNYLLGRLSLVTQEFNQIKTGLGNALDNIKASFKEVQDKANDLRHPGPHPIPENYKEFNESDNNKPDVVKIK, via the exons atgaaatatatgttAATACTATTTCTGCAGTTACTTTGTATAGATCTGAACAATGCTAGAGAAATTAC acATGAAGATATTAAAGATGCAATGTTAAGTTTAGTACACATGATGCGAGAAAATACTGAAAAATTAGAAAGGCATGAGGCACGAGAACGTCAGCTGGGAGAACAATTAAAAAAAGCAATTACAGTATTGACAAAACGTATGTCAACTATCGATTCCTTAAAATTACAATTGACAAAACTTGATGAAAAAGTAATGGGAATAGAACAGTTAATCTCTCAG AGAGATGAACGAGAAAGAATACAAATGCAAAAGACTGTTGATGGTTTAGAAGATTTAGAAAGTCGTTTAGAGGGATGGCTTacagatattgaaaataaagtaTCAGAAGTAAATAATAGACCAGATACTACATTACCTCCACTAGATAATCACGCtcatattatttcaaaattaaataatacagaATTATTGTTAATGGAGAGAATTTCAAAAACAGAGTCGCTTTTAAAATCTGAagcaataaaattaaaagaagcCACAAATGTTCAATCAGGAACAACACAAGCATTATTGACTGAG ATCCAAGATATTGGTACAAGGCTTAGTGATCTCGAAGTTTCActggaaaaaattaaagaacaatcacaaaacataaaaaagaaattacaagaaCCACAATTTGATGCCATCTTAAATATTGATAATTATACAAGAATGCTACCTTCTATAAAGAAACATTTAGATGATACTTCTGATCAAATTAAGGAATTACCACA gATTACTGAAATGCAAACTCTACATAATGAAACTCAAACACTTTTGCAAGAAGCTAAGCATACattaaaagatattattaCTAAAGGACTTAAtaacattgaaaataaattaacagaaaGTAAAGATGAAACAAAAGATAATATAGGAGCACTTAG AATGGACTTGGCAAATAATGCTGAACATGTAAATCAAGAATTAAATGATCTTGAAAAAGGGCAATCTGTAATAGTATCAATGGCTGATCATGTCCTAGATACTAAAAGAAGAGTTGAATATGGTGTGCATCAAATTCTTCTAGAGGTAGGAGATTTAGTGAAAGCACAAggtacaaatattaataatactcTAAATCAAAGATTTGATGGCATATCAAATGATATTATGGACAATCAAAATGGAGCTTTAGCAAATTTAACTACTAAGATGGAACAAGAAATGAATCAG gtGTGGCGACAAATAAATGTCATGTATCAACAAATGACAGAAAGTGCAAAAGCATTAGACAAATTACATaagcaaaatgaaaaatatgttaatGGTACAACTTCTACCATGGGTGGAATGGAAACTAAA GTAAGCGAAATAACAAAACGCATGACCGAAGTTGatgataatttaaattatctaTTGGGAAGACTCTCATTGGTGACACAAGaatttaatcaaattaaaaCAGGATTAGGTAATGCACTAGATAATATTAAAGCATCATTTAAAGAAGTTCAAGATAAAGCAAATGATTTAAGACATCCAGGACCACACCCAATACCTGAAAATTACAAAGAATTTAATGAATCTGATAACAATAAACCGGATG ttgtgaaaataaaataa